In Solanum stenotomum isolate F172 chromosome 6, ASM1918654v1, whole genome shotgun sequence, one DNA window encodes the following:
- the LOC125868537 gene encoding uncharacterized mitochondrial protein AtMg00810-like, whose translation MANLSIGREIGVPTRRIARADDLIYTWNDYVLPKLFKKLMMTEFKMSDLGLMHYFMGIEVKQYSGGIFISQKKYVQDILWRFGMTNCNSVTTPTETWLKLENDSIGKRIDNSFYKQIVGSSMYLTATRPDIMYSKGGESDLIGFTDSDYAGDKDDRKSTSGYVFMLCSSVISWGFKKQPMVTLSTTKAEFVAAAVCATQAIWLKNILSELCLLPQKPTLIYCDNG comes from the exons ATGGCCAATTTATCAATTGGACGTGAAATCGGCGTTCCTACACGGAGAATTGCAAGAGCAG ATGATTTAATTTATACTTGGAATGATTATGTATTGCCTAaactttttaagaaattgaTGATGACTGAGTTTAAAATGTCGGATCTTGGCTTGATGCATTACTTTATGGGAATTGAAGTGAAGCAGTATTCTGGTGGAATTTTTATTTCACAAAAGAAATATGTCCAGGATATTTTATGGAGATTTGGTATGACAAACTGCAACTCTGTCACCACACCAACAGAGACATGGCTGAAGCTTGAAAATGATTCTATAGGAAAAAGGATTGACAACTCTTTCTACAAGCAGATCGTGGGAAGTTCGATGTATTTAACAGCCACTAGACCTGATATAATGTACTCT AAAGGAGGCGAATCAGATTTAATCGGCTTCACAGATAGTGATTATGCTGGAGATAAAGATGATAGGAAAAGCACATCCGGTTATGTTTTCATGTTATGTTCAAGTGTTATTTCATGGGGTTTCAAGAAGCAGCCAATGGTTACATTGTCAACTACGAAAGCGGAATTTGTGGCAGCAGCTGTGTGTGCTACTCAAGCTATCTGGTTGAAGAACATTCTGTCTGAACTATGTCTTCTTCCACAAAAGCCAACTCTAATTTACTGTGACAATGGTTAA